The Caulobacter sp. FWC2 region AAGTCGACGACGCTGGGGTCGTCGATGGCGGGAGCCGTGTCGGGCTGGACCACCATCGAGGTGACGCCGCCTGCCGCCGCGGCCTTCGCCGCCGAAGCCAGGGTTTCCTTGGTCTCGGCCCCGGGCTCGCCGGTGCGGACGCGCAGGTCGATCAGGCCAGGAGCCAGCAGCGCCCCGCCGCAGTCGATGACGCGCACGGCCTTCGACAGCTTGCCGAACTCGCGGCCCTTGGCGACGTCGGCGATGACGCCTTCGGAGACGATGACGCCGCCGGGACCGTCATAGCCGCTCTCGGGGTCGACCAGGCGAGCGTTGACGAGGGCGATGGGCTGGGCGGACGTCATTGGCTGGCCTCCAGGCGCGCGGCCAGGCTGGTCAGCACCGCCATCCTGGCGGCGACGCCCATCTCGACCTGGTCCTGGATCAGGCTAACGGCCGGATCGTCGGCGACGTCGGAGTCGATCTCGACGCCCCGGTTCATCGGGCCAGGGTGCATGACCTTGGCGCCGGGCGCCGCGCGGGCCAGCTTTTCGCGGTCCAGGCCATAGAAGCGGAAATACTCGCGGGTCGAGGGCACGAAGGCGCCCTGCATCCGCTCCAGCTGCAGGCGCAGCATCATGACGACATCGGCGCCGGCCAGGCCGGACTTCATGTCGTGGTGGACGGTGACGCCCCAGCGCTCGGCCTGGGCCGGCATCAGGGTGGGCGGGCCGACCAGGCGCACGCTGGCGCCCAGGGTGTGCAGCAGCGAGACGTTCGAGCGCGCCACGCGGCTGTGCAGCACGTCGCCGCAGATCGCCACGGTCAGGCCCGAGACGCGGCCGAAGGCGCGGCGGATCGACAGGGCGTCCAGCAGGGCCTGGGTCGGGTGCTCGTGCTGGCCGTCGCCGGCGTTGACCACGTGGCCGCTGACCTTCTGCGACAGCAAGGAAGCCGCGCCCGACGAGGCGTGGCGCACGACCAGCAGGTCGGGCCGCATGGCGTTCAGGGTGACCGCCGTGTCGATCAGGGTCTCGCCCTTGGCCACCGACGAGGTCTTGGGGTTCATGTTGACGACGTCGGCGCCCAGCCGCTTGCCGGCCAGCTCGAACGAGCTCTGGGTGCGGGTGCTGTTCTCGAAGAACAGGTTCATCAGCGTCCGACCGTGCAGCAGGTCCAGGCTCTTGGACGTCTGGCGGTTGAAGGCGACGAAGGCGTCGGCCAGATCCAGCAGATCGGCCGCCTGGGGCGCGTTCAGGTCGCCGGCGGACAGGAAATGGCGTTTGGGGAAGGCAAAGACGCGGGCGCGGATCGCATCGATGGCCGCGCGGGCGGGGTCATGGGCTGGTGCCGTCATGAGCTCGCCTCATAGGCGGCTTTGACGGGGAAGGGAAGCGCGCGGGCCGGCGCGCCGCAGACTGTCCTCAGGAATATTCACGAAGTTTGACATATGGCGCGCGCTTCCGGGGCCGCTTGCGCTTGTTGCCGGAGGTCTAAGGTGGGTACTGTGACCCATGCGTTTCGCACAGGCTCCTCGGGGGTGGCCATGCTGTTGCTCTTGATCGCCTTGCTGCAGACCGCCGAGCCGTCGTCCCAGGAGACGAAGGCGACGTTGCAGTCTTGCGAAACGACCGAGAAGGGCTGGGTCTGCCACTATCAGATCCCGCAGGCGACGATCGTGCGCCCACTGGATCCGGCGCCGCCCACCACCATGGTCCCGCCGCCGCCGGCCACGCTGACGGTTCCCGGGCCGCAGGCGCCTCAACAGCCGCCGCAAGCGCCCGTCGTCGCGCCGATCGACAACCGCGCCGAGGCCGCGCGCCAGACGCGCCTGATCGCCCGCTGCGCCGACGCCAAGTGGTACTCGCCGTGCCTGCCCGGCGAGCGCAAGGAAGCCCAGATCCTGCGTGAAGCCGCGCTGAACGCCGCGGCCCTGCGGGGCCATGTCACGACCCTGCTCAGCGAAAAGCGCTGCGACGACGCGGTGAAGACCGCGCTGGAAGGCGGCGACCTCGCCCTGGCGCGCGAAGCCCGCGAGTTCTGCGCGGTCCCGCAACACTAGAGCATTCCACAACGAAAAGAGGCGGGAGGCTCGCAGCCTCCCGCCTCGATTCTGTTCGGCGAACCGTGCGCCTAGTGGCGCGGCGGAGCCGGTTCGCAGCGCACGCCGTCGGCGCAGCCCGTGAAGTGGATTTCCGGCGCCTCGACCGTCACGGCCGACGGACGGACGAAGACTTCCGGACGGTGCAGGTAGATCTGCGGCGCGGCCACGCGGACCGGCGGCGCGTCGACATAGACCGGCGGGCCCTGGATATCGATGCGGCCCGACGGCACGACCACCGGCTCGCCGATGACGCGGACGCCCGGCGAGGCGACGGTGATGTCGCCATAGCCCGAGGTCGGGCCGTAGAAGACGACAGCGCGGGTGCACAGGCAGTCGATGCCGGTCGGGCCCGACGGCGGCGGCGGGGGGGCGGATAGCCCTGCGGCGGCGGCGCCGGCGCATAGCGCGGAACCGGTCGCGGCGCATAGTTGCGTCCGTCGGCCATCGCCGAACTGACCGACAAACCGGCGACGGCGAACGCCATCAACCCCATCAAGACCTTTTTAGTCATCCCAGCCCCTCGTTGCCCTCAACCCAGGTACACACCATCAAAGAGCGAACCTGGGGTTCGTTCTGGGGCGCGACCTTAACCATATTCAAAGACAGAACAATGTTGTCTCGGTTTTTCCCCAGGGAGGGGAGTTATCCGCTCCCCGAAATGAGTGGAACTCGCGTCGCGGGATATGTTGGGCCCCGTCAACGCAAGTCACGGCTGAACGCGTTTAGCGGTCGCGTCTGGCGGGAAGGCCGCCGTTGCACGAGATGACCTGCCAGACGAAGCTGGCGTCCCGAATCTTCCGCTGCTTGGTGACCGTGCGGTAGGCCGACTGGATCGGACGTTGCTCGGTCATGGTGCGGTACTCGGCAGGGATTGTGCGCTGCTCGACATGAGCAGGCGAGACCATCACCTGACGGGTCACGGTGCGGTATTCGGCGGGGACATCGACCAAGCAAAGCACCTCGCCATTGGGCAGCATTCGGGTCTGGCCGGGCGCCATCTGGGTGCGGTCCAGCAGAATGCCGCGCTTCCATTCGGTGTGGGCCGGACGCACAAGGACCTGCTCGTCGATGGTCTGATAGACCGCCGGGACGGTGTAGCGCTCGACATAGGCCTCGCGGACCAGCACCCGCCGCTCCTCGACCTGATACGAGGATTGGTCCAGCGCCTGGTCGACATAGCTCTCGTATTGAGCGGGCCGGTAGACCTTCTCGTAGCACTTGCCGGGCTCGGGATTGGGCGGGCAGTCGTCGCCTGTCCCGGCCAGGCTGGAGCCGGCCATCAGGGCGACGAGCAGCACGGCGCTCGCCGTGGCGACCTGCCTGGATCGTCCGAACCGCCTGGCCTTCATGCCCATCCCCGCCCGCGAATTAACCAAGCTTATCCATAAGAGGCGGATTCCAAAAAGCGCGGATTTTCTGGCGTCAGGGGAAAAGAACGGCGCCTCGCTATTCGCCCTTAGGTTTTTGTCTTCAGTTGTAATGCCTTTTGGGTTGCTTTTGTTAAGGAAAGAGGGGTTTGAATAAAGGTAGGGGGCGGGTCAGGGGAGCGGACATTCCGTTGCGAGACCCGTGCGGGGCAGTGAAAAAAGAAAATCTTGAAGTATACGACGCCGTCGTGCTTGGCGCGGGCGTATCGGGTCTTGTCGCAGCGTCGCTTTTGCTTGAAAGCGGCTGCGCAAGCGTCCTCGTACTAGAAGAATTTGACCGGATCGGCGGCAACCATATCGGGGTAAACATCGGGGAATACACCTTCGACGTGGGATCATTTTTCTTTCAGGATGACTCTCCTTTCCTCAGACATTTTCCCGAAATTCTGCCGCTTTACCTGCCCGGCGAATACACAATCGGACGCTTGACACCTCAAGGGCGTGTCGTTCGCTATCCAGCATCGCTGAAAGACGATGTGCTCAAGGCTGGGCCTGTCGAATGGCTACGCCTGGCCGCCTCCGTCGGTATGGCCAGGACGTTTGGCAAGCGGGACGCTAACGCCCTGTCCTTTGCGGAGTACTGGCTCGGCCGCCACTTCGTGCGTCGCTCCGGCCTCGCCAGCTACATGTACCGCTTCTACGGTGTTGAGCCCAGTCGGATGGAGGCTTCATTCGCCAGTAAGCGCATGGGTTGGATCGCCGAGCATGCATCTATTGGCGGAGCCTTGCGCAACGGCCTTTCCAGACAGCGCGCCGTCAAGGCAAACCGGGAATTGGTCAGGCCTCGTGAGGGCTTTCATGTGCTCTACGAGGCTGTCGCTGCATCACTGACGTCGCGCGGAGCGATCTTCCGCCTGGACGAGCCCTTGGTTGGACTGGAGCAGCGCGGGAAAGGCATGATCGCTATTAAGACAGCGTTCCGTGAGGTAGAGACCCGTCGCCTTGTCTCTACCGTCCCAGTACGCCGCGCGCTGGCTCTGGCTGGGCTCGATGACGAGGAAGCGCTGAGCGCCGTGGATTTGTTGACGCTGTTCTACAGCCACGCTGGTCCACGGGGATTCGATCAGCATGTGCTTTACAATTTTGACACGGAGGGCGCTTGGAAGCGCC contains the following coding sequences:
- a CDS encoding FAD-dependent oxidoreductase → MKKENLEVYDAVVLGAGVSGLVAASLLLESGCASVLVLEEFDRIGGNHIGVNIGEYTFDVGSFFFQDDSPFLRHFPEILPLYLPGEYTIGRLTPQGRVVRYPASLKDDVLKAGPVEWLRLAASVGMARTFGKRDANALSFAEYWLGRHFVRRSGLASYMYRFYGVEPSRMEASFASKRMGWIAEHASIGGALRNGLSRQRAVKANRELVRPREGFHVLYEAVAASLTSRGAIFRLDEPLVGLEQRGKGMIAIKTAFREVETRRLVSTVPVRRALALAGLDDEEALSAVDLLTLFYSHAGPRGFDQHVLYNFDTEGAWKRLTMHSDFYGEVEGRSYFSVEVNAAHVGASAVRADRDFRDHTSKHSLFEGDLVLEGSRLTQSAYPVYLSGATDAAQGALKKLRDFGTLSFGRQGGFDYQPTARVSTQVAEREILGREL
- a CDS encoding aspartate carbamoyltransferase catalytic subunit, whose product is MTAPAHDPARAAIDAIRARVFAFPKRHFLSAGDLNAPQAADLLDLADAFVAFNRQTSKSLDLLHGRTLMNLFFENSTRTQSSFELAGKRLGADVVNMNPKTSSVAKGETLIDTAVTLNAMRPDLLVVRHASSGAASLLSQKVSGHVVNAGDGQHEHPTQALLDALSIRRAFGRVSGLTVAICGDVLHSRVARSNVSLLHTLGASVRLVGPPTLMPAQAERWGVTVHHDMKSGLAGADVVMMLRLQLERMQGAFVPSTREYFRFYGLDREKLARAAPGAKVMHPGPMNRGVEIDSDVADDPAVSLIQDQVEMGVAARMAVLTSLAARLEASQ